A stretch of the Archangium violaceum genome encodes the following:
- a CDS encoding STAS domain-containing protein — MTTRIHEILKKYSSELLTEWLAAIVTSGVRRDALMKEAELREQCSEFLRLLIQATESGNLTDITTSGYAGVREMLDRLSRSRSLQGFSPSETAIFIFSLKQPLFDRLRRELAEQPQSVVDEMWSATSLLDKLGLYTTEVHQRTREEVIVRQQQEMMELSTPVVQLWDRIVCLPLIGTLDSGRTQTVMETLLQRIVETGAEIAIIDITGVPTVDTLTAQHLIKTVTATRLMGAECVISGIRPQIAQTIVHLGVDLAGVVTKSSVAGAFNWALKRLSQSVTSSGARNAVGKV, encoded by the coding sequence TTGACCACTCGTATCCACGAGATCTTGAAGAAGTATTCCTCCGAGCTACTCACTGAGTGGCTCGCCGCCATTGTCACCAGCGGGGTTCGCCGTGACGCGCTGATGAAGGAAGCCGAGCTGCGCGAGCAGTGCTCCGAGTTCCTCCGGCTCCTCATCCAGGCCACCGAGTCCGGCAACCTCACCGACATCACCACCTCCGGGTACGCGGGCGTGCGGGAGATGCTGGATCGGCTGTCGCGCTCGCGCAGCCTGCAGGGCTTCTCCCCGTCGGAGACGGCCATCTTCATCTTCAGCCTCAAGCAGCCCCTGTTCGACCGGCTGCGCCGCGAACTTGCCGAACAGCCGCAGTCGGTGGTGGACGAGATGTGGAGCGCCACCTCCCTGCTGGACAAGCTGGGCCTCTACACCACGGAAGTGCACCAGCGCACGCGCGAGGAGGTCATCGTCCGCCAGCAGCAGGAGATGATGGAGCTGTCCACTCCCGTGGTGCAGCTGTGGGACCGCATCGTCTGCCTGCCGCTCATCGGCACGCTGGACAGCGGGCGCACCCAGACGGTGATGGAGACGCTGCTGCAGCGGATTGTCGAGACGGGCGCGGAGATCGCCATCATCGACATCACCGGCGTGCCCACCGTGGACACCCTCACCGCCCAGCACCTCATCAAGACGGTGACGGCCACCCGGCTGATGGGCGCCGAGTGCGTCATCAGCGGCATCCGGCCGCAGATTGCCCAGACCATCGTTCACCTGGGCGTGGACCTGGCTGGCGTGGTGACCAAGTCCAGCGTGGCGGGGGCCTTCAACTGGGCGCTCAAGCGCCTCAGCCAGTCCGTCACGAGCTCGGGCGCTCGCAACGCGGTGGGAAAGGTCTAG
- a CDS encoding STAS domain-containing protein, with amino-acid sequence MERIPILRMGKVLLVTIQVDMHDQLAVTLQDDLTSKIVETGARGVLIDISSLEVVDSFIGRILGNIANMSRVLDAQTVVVGMQPAVAITLVELGMSLPGIRTALNVEKGMALLQASMEADEAELEVPDASLED; translated from the coding sequence ATGGAGCGCATTCCCATCCTCCGCATGGGCAAGGTCCTGCTGGTCACCATCCAGGTGGACATGCACGACCAGCTCGCGGTGACCCTGCAGGATGACTTGACCTCGAAGATCGTCGAGACCGGCGCTCGCGGCGTGCTCATCGACATCTCCTCGCTGGAGGTGGTGGACTCCTTCATCGGACGCATCCTCGGCAACATCGCCAACATGTCGCGCGTGCTGGACGCGCAGACGGTGGTGGTGGGCATGCAGCCAGCGGTGGCCATCACCCTGGTGGAGCTGGGGATGTCCCTGCCCGGTATCCGCACCGCCCTCAACGTCGAGAAGGGCATGGCGCTGTTGCAGGCCTCCATGGAGGCGGACGAGGCGGAGCTCGAGGTCCCGGATGCAAGTCTTGAGGACTGA
- a CDS encoding anti-sigma regulatory factor, whose product MPIRSSQDLVLVRQAVRTWSAELKFSLVEQTKMVTAASELARNTLDYGKGGQVTLAVVQEGIRRGLRLSFEDQGPGIPDVELAMRDGYTSGGGMGLGLGGARRLVNEFDIVSKVGEGTRVTVTRWK is encoded by the coding sequence ATGCCGATCCGCTCCTCGCAGGACCTGGTGCTCGTGCGTCAGGCCGTGCGAACGTGGTCGGCCGAGCTCAAGTTCAGTCTCGTGGAACAGACCAAGATGGTGACCGCCGCCAGTGAGCTGGCGCGCAACACGTTGGATTACGGCAAGGGCGGGCAGGTGACCCTGGCGGTGGTCCAGGAAGGCATCCGCCGCGGGCTGCGGCTGTCCTTCGAGGACCAGGGGCCGGGTATTCCCGACGTCGAGCTGGCGATGCGCGATGGGTATACCTCGGGTGGCGGCATGGGGCTCGGGCTGGGGGGCGCCAGGCGGCTCGTGAACGAGTTCGACATCGTCTCCAAAGTAGGGGAGGGGACCCGGGTCACGGTGACACGATGGAAGTGA
- a CDS encoding ATP-binding SpoIIE family protein phosphatase, which translates to MEVSSTAIAVTESSQAGHARRTASALAARLGFSEEDQGKVAIVVSEAAKNLVAHAREGQILLRTLHAGSHVGVEMLALDKGPGMVDVERCLRDGYSTAGTGGSGLGAMRRMSCLFDIYSQPGVGTVVLARLWSGKPPPEDGLDVGVVCVPKTGEEVCGDSWAVDRKDGRLVFLVADGLGHGPEAARASRAAVVSFLEQGSSDVVELLRGAHQELHSTRGAAVALTALDGARLHFSGVGNIAAAVVSPEGGIQRMVSMNGTLGHQTHRMQQFSYTWNQGDTLVMCSDGLATQWRVDAYPGLLARHPGVVAGVLFRDFSRGRDDATVLVARETSRRGMP; encoded by the coding sequence ATGGAAGTGAGCTCCACGGCGATTGCGGTCACGGAGAGCAGTCAGGCGGGGCATGCGCGCCGGACGGCCTCGGCGCTGGCGGCTCGCCTGGGGTTCAGCGAGGAGGATCAGGGCAAGGTCGCCATCGTGGTGAGCGAGGCGGCCAAGAACCTGGTCGCCCATGCGCGCGAGGGGCAGATCCTCCTGCGCACGCTCCACGCCGGCTCCCACGTGGGCGTGGAGATGCTCGCGCTGGACAAGGGGCCGGGCATGGTGGACGTGGAGCGCTGTCTGCGTGACGGCTACTCCACCGCCGGCACAGGGGGCTCGGGCCTGGGCGCCATGCGGCGCATGTCCTGTTTGTTCGACATCTACTCCCAACCCGGCGTGGGGACGGTGGTGCTGGCCCGGCTGTGGTCCGGCAAGCCTCCTCCGGAGGACGGCCTGGACGTGGGCGTGGTGTGCGTGCCGAAGACGGGCGAGGAGGTGTGCGGTGACTCCTGGGCGGTGGACCGCAAGGACGGCCGCCTGGTCTTCCTCGTCGCGGATGGCCTGGGTCATGGGCCCGAGGCGGCACGGGCCTCGCGCGCGGCGGTGGTGTCCTTCCTCGAGCAGGGCTCGAGCGACGTGGTGGAGCTGCTGCGCGGCGCGCACCAGGAGCTGCACAGCACCCGGGGCGCGGCGGTGGCGCTCACCGCGCTGGACGGGGCGCGGCTCCACTTCTCCGGCGTGGGCAACATCGCCGCGGCCGTGGTGTCGCCAGAGGGTGGCATCCAGCGGATGGTCTCCATGAACGGGACGCTGGGGCACCAGACGCACCGCATGCAGCAGTTCAGCTACACGTGGAACCAGGGGGACACCCTGGTGATGTGCTCGGACGGGCTGGCCACGCAGTGGCGGGTGGATGCCTATCCCGGGCTGCTCGCCCGGCATCCAGGCGTGGTGGCCGGGGTGTTGTTCCGGGACTTCTCCCGAGGGCGCGACGACGCGACGGTGCTGGTGGCGCGGGAGACCTCCCGGAGAGGCATGCCTTGA
- a CDS encoding ATP-binding protein: MSASIFQAELRTGQDVVNTRQRGRHIAQALGFDGQDQVRIATAISEVARLAASEANGHIEFLLEDSPEPSLVVRVLAPNSNHGLVAGSTPDTLRPGPALAPAQRLMDRMALRPGGDGRLLLEMAQRLPHASPSSLVVQSLRQELERNRRDSAADELQRQNEELLRTLEELHARKAEVERLNRELEETNRGVVALYAELEEKAEALRRASDMKTRFISNVSHELRTPISSVLNLSRLMLDRIDGPLNAEQEKQLLFIRKSGEALQELIDDLLDLAKIESGRSEVLCASFSVTELFGALRGMLRPLRVNEGVSLVFDEPPEMPELHTDERKLSQILRNLVSNALKFTHRGEVRVSVAPGPDDTVVFSVSDTGVGIAPEDQERIFEEFVQVEGPHQQGVKGTGLGLPLSRRLAELLGGSLTVESQPGKGSTFHATVSRDYTQRQRAAGEEEGASQTLEADGSHARTVLIIDDDEVARYLLQRLLGDTSLQFREAASGPEGLRLAGEVRPAAILLDMSLPGMDGFEVLEALRREQATRNIPVVIHTSRSLTEQERGQLLPHVVGILSKSGLTRETAFEMVQKALSGPGHRPGGLSRQP, from the coding sequence TTGAGCGCCTCCATCTTCCAGGCCGAGCTGCGCACCGGACAGGACGTGGTGAACACCCGGCAGCGGGGGCGGCACATCGCCCAGGCCCTGGGCTTCGATGGACAGGATCAGGTGCGCATCGCCACCGCCATCTCCGAGGTGGCGCGGCTCGCCGCCTCCGAGGCCAATGGCCACATCGAGTTCCTGTTGGAGGACTCGCCGGAGCCCTCCCTGGTCGTGCGGGTGCTCGCCCCGAACTCCAACCACGGGCTCGTCGCGGGCAGCACGCCGGACACGCTCCGGCCGGGGCCCGCGCTCGCTCCCGCGCAGCGGCTGATGGACCGGATGGCGCTGCGGCCGGGCGGGGATGGCCGGCTCCTGCTGGAGATGGCCCAGCGTCTGCCGCACGCCTCGCCCTCGTCCCTGGTGGTGCAGTCGCTCCGGCAGGAGCTGGAGCGCAATCGGCGGGACAGCGCCGCGGACGAGCTGCAGCGGCAGAACGAGGAGCTGCTGCGCACGCTGGAGGAGCTGCACGCGCGCAAGGCCGAGGTGGAGCGGCTCAACCGCGAGCTGGAGGAGACCAACCGCGGCGTGGTGGCTCTCTACGCCGAGCTGGAGGAGAAGGCCGAGGCGCTGCGCCGCGCCTCGGACATGAAGACGCGCTTCATCTCCAACGTCAGCCACGAGCTGCGCACGCCCATCAGCTCCGTGCTCAACCTCTCGCGGCTGATGTTGGACCGCATCGACGGGCCGCTCAACGCCGAGCAGGAGAAGCAGCTCCTCTTCATCCGCAAGTCCGGCGAGGCCCTGCAGGAGCTCATCGACGACCTGCTGGACCTGGCGAAGATCGAATCCGGCCGCTCGGAGGTGCTGTGCGCGAGCTTCTCCGTGACGGAGCTGTTCGGCGCGCTGCGCGGGATGCTCCGGCCGCTGCGCGTGAACGAGGGCGTGTCGCTCGTCTTCGATGAGCCCCCGGAGATGCCGGAGCTGCACACCGACGAGCGGAAGCTCTCCCAGATTCTGCGCAACCTCGTCTCCAACGCGCTCAAGTTCACCCACCGTGGCGAGGTGCGGGTGTCGGTGGCCCCCGGCCCCGATGACACGGTGGTGTTCTCGGTGAGCGACACCGGCGTGGGCATCGCCCCCGAGGACCAGGAGCGCATCTTCGAGGAATTCGTCCAGGTGGAGGGCCCCCACCAGCAGGGGGTGAAGGGGACGGGGCTGGGGCTGCCTCTGTCACGGCGCCTGGCGGAGCTGCTGGGCGGCTCGCTCACCGTGGAGAGCCAGCCGGGCAAGGGCAGCACCTTCCATGCGACGGTGTCCCGCGACTACACCCAACGGCAGCGGGCCGCGGGGGAAGAGGAGGGCGCCTCCCAGACGTTGGAGGCGGATGGTTCGCACGCCCGCACGGTGCTCATCATCGACGACGATGAGGTCGCTCGCTACCTGCTCCAGCGGCTGTTGGGGGACACCTCCCTCCAGTTCCGCGAGGCGGCGTCGGGTCCGGAGGGGCTGCGTCTGGCAGGCGAGGTGCGGCCGGCCGCCATCCTCCTGGACATGTCGCTGCCGGGGATGGATGGCTTCGAGGTGTTGGAGGCCCTGCGGCGCGAGCAGGCCACCCGGAACATCCCGGTCGTCATCCATACCAGCCGCTCGCTGACGGAGCAGGAGCGCGGGCAGCTGCTTCCCCACGTGGTGGGTATCCTCTCCAAGAGTGGGCTCACGCGGGAGACGGCGTTCGAAATGGTACAAAAGGCGCTTTCCGGCCCGGGTCACCGACCTGGGGGCCTCTCCCGCCAGCCCTGA
- a CDS encoding hybrid sensor histidine kinase/response regulator, translated as MSQREPILLNINDNDANRYAVTRMLRAAGFQVLEGGTGAEALRLTAEARPDLVILDVKLPDLNGIEVCRRLKADPRTAGIAVLHLSANYIRTENKVEGLESGADGYLTQPVDSAELLATVRSLLRMRQAEEEARAAALQWKTTFDSLGDGVCLLDRGGRVMRANRAFVSLLGLSDERVLGRPFEELMRAASDTEAALPPCCGAVLACLGEAEVCLRARWYRVAANPVEEGAGGTVVGAVRILTDITHRRELEDALRQRAADLAESDRRKDEFLAMLAHELRNPLAAIVNALHLAEATQPEGSESKAMRVMVRQSQHMARMVDDLLDVSRFNRGHIELRRAPVDLRQVVQHSVDARRRSLEEKGLHLEVSFPAASESLWLNGDGTRLEQVVSNLLDNARKYTEPGGHVFVGVMVERHGKERQAVLRVRDTGIGMSPELMARVFELFVQAEQQLDRSRGGLGIGLTLVRRLVELHGGTVSVHSEGEGKGSELVVRLPLEAAQEEAAQEEAAQEAAASEPAEVKPEKSEDSSVRRVLLVEDNEDTREVLRELVEMWGHRVEVAEDGFKGVQLFSSLRPHVALVDLGLPGMDGFQVARRIRESEGGQDVFLVALTGYSGDHRTLAVEAGFNLHMVKPVNPDELERLLEQLPTVERHPTA; from the coding sequence GTGTCTCAAAGGGAACCCATCCTCCTCAACATCAACGACAACGACGCCAATCGCTATGCCGTCACGCGCATGCTGCGGGCGGCGGGCTTCCAGGTGTTGGAGGGGGGCACCGGGGCCGAGGCACTCCGCTTGACCGCCGAGGCGCGGCCGGACCTGGTCATCCTGGACGTGAAGCTGCCGGACCTCAATGGCATCGAGGTCTGCCGGCGGCTGAAGGCGGACCCTCGCACGGCGGGCATCGCCGTGCTGCACCTGTCGGCCAACTACATCCGCACCGAGAACAAGGTGGAGGGGTTGGAGAGCGGGGCGGATGGCTACCTGACGCAGCCGGTGGACTCGGCGGAGCTGTTGGCCACGGTGCGCTCGTTGCTGCGCATGCGCCAGGCGGAGGAGGAGGCACGCGCCGCGGCGCTGCAGTGGAAGACGACCTTCGACTCACTGGGAGACGGGGTGTGTCTGTTGGACCGGGGCGGGCGGGTGATGCGCGCCAACCGGGCCTTCGTGTCCCTGTTGGGACTGTCCGATGAGCGGGTGTTGGGGCGGCCCTTCGAGGAGTTGATGCGGGCGGCGTCGGACACCGAGGCCGCGCTGCCTCCGTGCTGCGGGGCGGTGCTGGCCTGCCTCGGGGAGGCCGAGGTGTGCCTGCGGGCGCGCTGGTACCGCGTGGCGGCCAATCCGGTGGAGGAGGGCGCCGGGGGCACGGTGGTGGGGGCGGTGCGCATCCTCACGGACATCACCCACCGCCGCGAGCTGGAGGACGCGCTGCGGCAGCGGGCGGCGGACCTGGCGGAGTCGGACCGGCGCAAGGACGAGTTCCTGGCGATGCTGGCGCACGAGCTGCGCAACCCCCTGGCGGCCATCGTCAACGCGCTGCACCTGGCGGAGGCCACGCAGCCGGAGGGCTCCGAGTCCAAGGCGATGCGGGTGATGGTGCGGCAGAGCCAGCACATGGCGCGCATGGTGGATGATCTGCTGGACGTGTCGCGCTTCAACCGCGGCCACATCGAGCTGCGGCGGGCGCCGGTGGATCTGCGACAGGTGGTGCAGCACAGCGTGGACGCACGCCGGCGGTCGCTCGAGGAGAAGGGGCTGCACCTGGAGGTGTCGTTTCCCGCGGCCTCGGAGAGCCTGTGGCTCAACGGGGATGGCACGCGGCTGGAGCAGGTGGTCTCCAACCTGCTGGACAACGCGAGGAAGTACACCGAGCCCGGAGGCCACGTCTTCGTCGGGGTGATGGTGGAGCGCCACGGCAAGGAGCGTCAGGCGGTGCTGCGCGTGCGGGACACGGGCATCGGCATGAGCCCGGAGCTGATGGCTCGCGTGTTCGAGCTCTTCGTCCAGGCCGAGCAGCAGCTGGACCGCTCCCGGGGCGGACTGGGCATCGGGCTGACGCTGGTGCGGCGCCTGGTGGAGCTGCACGGTGGCACGGTGTCGGTGCACAGCGAGGGCGAGGGCAAGGGCAGCGAGCTCGTGGTGCGCCTGCCGTTGGAGGCCGCCCAGGAGGAGGCCGCCCAGGAGGAGGCCGCCCAGGAGGCGGCCGCGTCCGAGCCCGCCGAGGTGAAGCCGGAGAAGTCCGAGGACTCCTCGGTGCGGCGGGTGCTGCTGGTGGAGGACAACGAGGACACGCGCGAGGTGCTGCGCGAGCTGGTGGAGATGTGGGGCCACCGGGTGGAGGTGGCGGAGGACGGCTTCAAGGGCGTCCAGCTCTTCTCCTCGCTGCGGCCGCACGTCGCGCTGGTGGACCTGGGACTGCCGGGGATGGATGGCTTCCAGGTGGCGCGCAGGATTCGCGAGAGCGAGGGCGGCCAGGACGTCTTCCTGGTGGCGCTCACGGGCTACAGCGGCGATCACCGGACGCTGGCGGTGGAGGCGGGCTTCAACCTGCACATGGTGAAGCCGGTGAATCCGGACGAGCTGGAGCGGTTGTTGGAGCAGCTCCCCACCGTGGAGCGGCACCCCACCGCCTGA
- a CDS encoding Kelch repeat-containing protein produces MRTVKLVSSLAIALLMPACSEPTAEDSSKLVTSAAALTSGVSRGCTFTVSYKEVVPPFPPTYVPVITRQASASCPWGAGSVELEGAYDPPQLSLVANDLGVAVSYTNRYSPSGTSGSWLEIRHLAPDTLAVVRSEALQSYGERSASYVRGSLSLLSDGTTLKVKGEKGGRFLSEETFGGQYYVATYPDFFTSTTAPNIVVSETPLQEQAGSWSTDGNLTEARSEHTATVLESGEVLVVGGTTDGKTAEVYNPYIHVSTPTPPLGARHIRRHTATLLPSGKVLVAGGWLGRAPTYHSSAAEVFDPATGTWSYADSMNEGRSAHTATLLPSGKVLVVAGTTTNFWTNSSAETRSVELYDPDTNEWSAGPSIFTPRRKHTATLLYSGKVLVTGGDLDSQPQKDAQLYDPATNSWSFAPDMPRARTGHLAVQLYSGRVMILGGGHDAVDFYDPYSGLVWLPGPTLPGGASAVSATLLYSGEVLVTTSSGQASLYDPSTDAWQSAGTLSSPLGHAATLLHTGEVLVTGGINSSTVQRYTR; encoded by the coding sequence ATGAGAACCGTGAAACTCGTCTCCTCCCTCGCCATTGCCCTCCTGATGCCGGCCTGTAGCGAGCCCACCGCAGAAGACTCGAGCAAGCTCGTCACGAGCGCCGCCGCGCTGACCTCCGGGGTCTCGCGCGGGTGCACCTTCACCGTCTCGTACAAGGAGGTCGTCCCGCCCTTCCCGCCCACGTACGTGCCCGTCATCACCCGGCAGGCCTCGGCCTCGTGCCCGTGGGGCGCGGGCAGCGTGGAGCTCGAGGGCGCGTACGACCCTCCCCAGCTCTCCCTCGTGGCCAATGACTTGGGGGTCGCCGTCAGCTACACGAACCGGTACTCGCCGAGCGGCACCTCGGGCTCATGGCTGGAGATCCGGCACCTGGCGCCGGACACCCTGGCGGTGGTGCGCTCCGAGGCCCTCCAGTCGTACGGAGAGCGCAGTGCCAGCTACGTCAGAGGGTCGCTGTCTCTCCTGAGCGATGGCACCACCCTGAAGGTCAAGGGCGAGAAGGGCGGCAGATTCCTCTCGGAGGAGACCTTTGGTGGCCAGTACTACGTCGCGACGTACCCGGACTTCTTCACCAGCACCACGGCGCCCAACATCGTGGTCTCGGAGACCCCGCTCCAGGAGCAGGCGGGCTCCTGGAGCACCGACGGCAACCTGACCGAAGCGCGCTCCGAGCACACCGCGACCGTCCTCGAGTCGGGCGAGGTGCTGGTGGTGGGCGGCACCACGGACGGCAAGACGGCGGAGGTGTACAACCCGTACATCCACGTCTCGACGCCCACGCCCCCGCTCGGAGCCCGGCACATCAGGCGCCACACCGCGACCCTGCTCCCCTCGGGCAAGGTGCTGGTGGCGGGTGGGTGGCTCGGCAGGGCCCCGACCTACCACAGCTCCGCTGCGGAGGTGTTCGACCCGGCCACGGGCACGTGGTCGTACGCGGACAGCATGAACGAGGGGCGCAGCGCCCACACCGCGACCCTGCTCCCCTCGGGCAAGGTGCTGGTGGTGGCTGGCACCACCACCAACTTCTGGACGAACAGCTCCGCGGAGACGCGCTCCGTGGAGCTGTACGACCCGGACACGAACGAGTGGAGCGCGGGGCCCTCCATCTTCACTCCTCGCCGCAAGCACACCGCGACGCTGCTCTACTCGGGCAAGGTGCTGGTCACGGGTGGTGACCTCGACTCACAGCCGCAAAAGGACGCGCAGTTGTATGACCCGGCCACGAACAGCTGGTCGTTCGCGCCGGACATGCCGCGGGCACGCACCGGCCACCTCGCCGTCCAGCTCTACTCGGGCAGGGTGATGATCCTCGGTGGAGGCCACGACGCGGTCGACTTCTATGATCCGTACAGCGGCCTCGTCTGGCTCCCCGGCCCCACCCTGCCGGGCGGGGCCTCGGCCGTCAGCGCGACGCTGCTCTACTCGGGCGAGGTGCTGGTGACGACCTCGAGCGGACAGGCCTCCCTGTACGATCCATCGACGGACGCGTGGCAGTCCGCGGGCACGCTGTCTTCGCCCCTGGGCCATGCCGCGACGCTGTTGCACACGGGAGAGGTGCTGGTGACGGGCGGCATCAACTCCAGCACCGTGCAGCGCTACACGCGCTGA
- a CDS encoding M4 family metallopeptidase — MFRTRFLAAALLALPLAACEVDNSQLPEGAQKFDDAESLGDVQAALAALPSARVVGADEKDFPFMISGNLGSASESVQGLAAGDSHGRVSKALPGIAAVFRLDASNLVAKRSKVDEQGVTHIRYGQMKNGLPVVNEELIVHVAPNGTITAANGTARDGEIVSAKASISAEAAEFAALDNTSGSHLDIEGSRLVYIRSSQDNRLKLAYEVTVSGEGEDLPIRDLVYVSALDGSILERHSKIHTALNRKVYSANNGSSTPGTLKRSEGQAATGDAHVDGNYDKLGGTYNCYKNNFNRDSFNNKGATLISTVHYSRNYVNAYWDGTQMVYGDGDGVNSGMLGLSADVTTHELTHAVTSSESNLTYSGESGGLNEAMSDIFGAYCESYDSGTWATTNAVFMVGDDIWTPATSGDALRYMYDPAKDGKSLDYWTSSSGSVDVHYSSGIANLAFTLLSRGGTHPRGKSTVNVTGIGVQKAGAIFYKANTDFFTASTKYAQAKTYTEQAATALGYSEADVASVTAAWAAVGVGSTTTPPTGGTALTNGTAVTGLSGAASSAAYYYLDVPASKASTFAISGGSGDADLYVKAGSQPTTSSYDCRPYKTGNAESCSIAAKTSATRIYVMVRGYSAYSGLSLKGSY, encoded by the coding sequence GTGTTCCGTACGCGTTTCCTCGCTGCTGCGCTTCTCGCCCTCCCCCTCGCCGCGTGCGAGGTCGACAATTCCCAACTCCCCGAGGGCGCCCAGAAGTTCGACGACGCCGAGTCGCTCGGAGACGTCCAGGCCGCGCTCGCCGCGCTGCCCTCCGCCCGGGTCGTTGGCGCGGATGAGAAGGACTTCCCCTTCATGATCAGCGGCAACCTGGGCTCGGCCAGCGAGTCCGTGCAGGGCCTCGCGGCCGGTGACTCGCACGGCCGTGTGAGCAAGGCGCTTCCCGGCATCGCCGCCGTGTTCCGTCTGGATGCCTCCAACCTGGTGGCGAAGCGCTCCAAGGTGGACGAGCAGGGCGTCACGCACATCCGCTATGGCCAGATGAAGAACGGCCTGCCGGTGGTGAACGAGGAGCTCATCGTCCACGTGGCGCCCAACGGCACCATCACCGCGGCCAACGGAACGGCGCGCGATGGGGAGATCGTCTCCGCCAAGGCCTCCATCTCCGCCGAGGCCGCCGAGTTCGCCGCGCTGGACAACACCTCGGGCAGCCACCTGGACATCGAGGGCTCGCGCCTGGTGTACATCCGCTCCAGCCAGGACAACCGGCTGAAGCTGGCCTACGAGGTGACGGTGTCGGGTGAGGGCGAGGACCTGCCCATCCGCGACCTCGTCTACGTGAGCGCGCTGGACGGCTCCATCCTGGAGCGTCACTCGAAGATCCACACGGCGCTCAACCGCAAGGTGTACTCGGCCAACAACGGCTCGAGCACGCCGGGTACCCTCAAGCGCTCCGAGGGCCAGGCCGCCACGGGCGACGCCCACGTCGACGGCAACTACGACAAGCTGGGTGGCACGTACAACTGCTACAAGAACAACTTCAACCGCGACTCGTTCAACAACAAGGGCGCCACGCTCATCAGCACCGTTCACTACAGCCGCAACTACGTGAACGCGTACTGGGACGGCACCCAGATGGTGTATGGCGATGGCGACGGCGTGAACTCGGGCATGCTCGGCCTGTCCGCGGACGTGACCACGCACGAGCTCACCCACGCGGTGACCTCGAGCGAGTCCAACCTCACCTACTCGGGTGAGTCCGGCGGCCTCAACGAGGCGATGAGCGACATCTTCGGCGCCTACTGCGAGAGCTACGACTCGGGCACCTGGGCCACCACCAACGCGGTGTTCATGGTCGGCGACGACATCTGGACGCCCGCCACCTCCGGTGACGCGCTCCGCTACATGTACGACCCGGCCAAGGACGGCAAGTCGCTCGACTACTGGACGAGCAGCTCTGGCAGCGTGGACGTGCACTACAGCTCGGGTATCGCCAACCTGGCCTTCACCCTGCTGTCCAGGGGCGGCACGCACCCGCGCGGCAAGAGCACCGTCAACGTGACGGGCATCGGCGTGCAGAAGGCCGGCGCCATCTTCTACAAGGCGAACACGGACTTCTTCACCGCCTCCACCAAGTACGCCCAGGCGAAGACGTACACCGAGCAGGCCGCGACGGCGCTCGGCTACTCCGAGGCGGACGTCGCGTCCGTGACGGCGGCCTGGGCCGCGGTGGGCGTGGGCAGCACCACGACGCCTCCCACGGGTGGCACGGCGCTGACCAATGGCACGGCGGTCACGGGCCTCTCCGGCGCCGCCAGCTCCGCCGCCTACTACTACCTGGACGTGCCGGCCAGCAAGGCGTCCACCTTCGCCATCAGCGGTGGCTCGGGTGACGCGGACCTGTACGTGAAGGCCGGCTCGCAGCCGACCACGAGCTCGTACGACTGCCGTCCGTACAAGACCGGCAACGCCGAGTCGTGCAGCATCGCCGCGAAGACCTCGGCCACCCGTATCTACGTGATGGTGCGCGGCTACAGCGCCTACTCCGGTCTCTCGCTCAAGGGCTCCTACTGA